From the Candidatus Cloacimonadota bacterium genome, one window contains:
- a CDS encoding OmpH family outer membrane protein, whose amino-acid sequence MKKTIITVAIAILVSSILIAESIKIAYIDTERVMAESRDTQEAQNVFQTEQESWKNEIAELDTEIERLYSEYETKKMILTETGKQEAEDKINELSAQRETLVQEIYGESGKAMQRNAELLEPILTKLKNVIEKVSVENNYTIVLDASAGGILYAKPSLDITDTIIDELDEAVE is encoded by the coding sequence ATGAAAAAGACAATAATCACTGTAGCAATTGCAATTTTGGTCAGTTCGATTTTAATCGCTGAATCTATTAAGATTGCTTATATCGATACGGAAAGAGTTATGGCTGAAAGCAGGGATACCCAGGAAGCTCAGAATGTCTTTCAGACAGAACAAGAAAGCTGGAAAAATGAAATCGCTGAATTGGATACTGAAATTGAAAGATTGTATTCTGAATATGAAACAAAAAAAATGATCTTAACGGAAACCGGCAAACAAGAAGCAGAAGATAAGATTAACGAATTATCAGCCCAGAGAGAAACGCTGGTTCAGGAAATTTATGGAGAAAGCGGAAAAGCAATGCAGAGAAATGCCGAACTGCTCGAACCAATTTTAACGAAACTTAAAAATGTTATTGAGAAAGTTTCCGTAGAAAATAATTATACAATCGTCCTTGATGCTTCTGCAGGTGGAATTCTTTATGCAAAACCAAGTTTGGATATTACGGACACGATCATCGATGAGCTTGATGAAGCAGTGGAATAA